The Helicoverpa armigera isolate CAAS_96S chromosome 23, ASM3070526v1, whole genome shotgun sequence genomic sequence GTGTCCCCTCAAAAAGTGTTTAGGAATTTCAATTATAGAAAACGTAAGTACTATCTGAATACAAGACAACACTGATGAAAGACATGTGGTGAAAACTTGATAATAATATCTTGTTTAAACAAAGTTTCTGTGAGACAAACTTTGAACTGTGACCTAAATAACTTACGGATAAAAAGTTATAGATTTTAAAACATGATACATATTAAATTCAGCAAACATATTACTTTCATTACAAATAAGCTAAAACCGCTTTTCATGTTAATGATCATACTTAGAGATTTGTGTATAAGTTATTCTCTTTACCTACATACCATGaagtaaaattgatttataaggcattatgtaaaatataattgattttaatttcagACACAAAATCACAGTTTGCGAGGGATGACCCAGCATTCCTAGTTCTTCTTAGTGTATGGTTATTCTGTAAGTATACAATATATGTCTtcactttttaaattcaattatgtGACAGCTCACAAGGTTATTCCCACACTACACAATCAATTACTATTGCTAATCTTATCAGTAATCTACAAGTTCTTATCAGCCTCCTCAGAAACATCTCAAAcacatatgaaataaataaatggttcgTAGGATAGGAATTGAACACAACAATAAATACACAGATACATCCAGTGGGACTAAAAGCTTACCATGACTTAGTtaggaaaagactaggcagatgaaaGCTTCAACATATAGCATACTTAAAATTTTCATAACATAAAAATCACTCAAATCAccctattttttataaaatttatttatctttgtagGTAATCGCTAAATGTCCCCTTATTTTTTGTGACACAAatcattatgaataataatcTTAAACTAATCAATAATcttaaatttttaaacatatgAATATAATTGgaccatatatttttcaataataaacatgtttatttgttATTCCAGTATCGTCAATATGCCTGGGGCTAGCGATGACCCTGACAGCGGGGAAGGTGGCGTTGTTCGTGCTGTTCGTAGTGTTTGTAGACTTTATCGGAGCTGGAGTTGTTGTGTCCACATTGTTATGGTAAGTGCACATACTTCAAatatctttaaattaaattaaagtatgCAGCctgtacattatttttacaacacAATATTATTGACACAGAAGTACACAAAATTAGATGtgaatgaaacaaaaattaaataaaaaggaccatctaaaccactgaactgattttaataaaattcggtATTGAGAGAaagaacatatatttttatctggacttttgaagaattctcttggaaacgcgatataaccgaactatccgcgggcggaagctagttgtcAATAAAACAAGGTAGTTTTTCACATGTTCACTATTTACTAGCTGGACCAATACAGTTTTCTCAGGGCCTTATTCCCTTACACCTCAGATCAAACTGCTCATATAaccatataataatattgaacaCTACAGGTATGTAAGCAACAAGTACCTGCGCCGCGACCAGGACGGGCCGGACGTGGAGTGGGGCTACGCCTTCGACGTGCACATCAACGCCTTCTTCCCGCCGCTGTCGCTGCTGCACTTCTTCCAGATCGTCTTGTTTGAGAGTGAGGCTTATGTCTTTGTGTTTGATTTGCAGTGAGACAGAACTGTCTCTATAGTATGACGGTATTctacaaactttaaaaatatcttcagtCTAACTAACACTTCTTTTATAGGGAAAATCTCCATGCTGACAGTGTAAAATAAGTATACTTTCgtgtaatataattttcaatgtaTCATATAATTTTCCAACATAATCATTACACATTTAAATGTGGCAATATATAATAATGAAACGCGCTTTCCGTTGttacgacataacatgaaaacggcttgaccaaTTTGTCTGAAAATttgaggggaggtaacttagacccgggagaaggattTAGGATAGTtgtagtttttgtcaccatccggctacgagacgcgggtgaaaccgcgagcgaaagctactatgacaataaaataaacgcaTATAAACACTTCAAAATGTAAAATCAGTAAGCATCTAAAAAAAAGTAGCAGTCCACCAGCATCAGGAACAGGGTCCAATCTACCTGTGGCTAGGGCCCCAGAGACAAaagcctattttattttattttatttgggaaaacaAACGATACCACATTACATAGTTCTGTGTATAAAAAGTAACAAGAGGTTGTATTAAACAAAATCAGTTTGTTAATTGTTACGAAGTACTGCAGTCGCtacttatttaatgttttttttcctttcagATGTGCTGTTCCGGGAAACGTTCCTATCGTGTCTGGTGGCGAACTCGTTCTGGCTGGCTTCCATTATCTACTATCTATACATCACATTTTTGGGATACAGCAGTAAGTACTATACCTATTATACATCTTATCACGCCCACCTACCCACATAACACcaccataaaaaaattaaaacttgtgATTTGGTTTGCCACATAGGTTCATAACTAAAATGCACATTGGACTTTCAGATTACGGAAAACTTGTCGATTCGGGTAAGTTTAAACTTAAATggggatttttttatataaagtaaaaatGGGTTACTCATACGGGGTTTTATTAAACCCCGTAAAATGTTGCTAGGCAATATACTAAAACGAAGTCGATTATGTGGGCTTACTATTTTGTATCTAACACATTTTTGTTCAGGGTTCAGGGAGAACCACTATGATGTATATTCCTTGTCTATTTGCAAGGTCTACATGTTTATAAATTCGATAATTCGTTTTTGAAGTGAAGGACATAATTTGGTGTGGGTGGTTGTTTGATTGAGTGGCTGTTATACTTACAGGTCATGGATATTGTAGTTAAACAGTGTGATTTCGTAAAGTTATATCTCTATACTACTATTACATTTTGCATTCCACATATTCCATGTGAAAAGAAACTCAAAAATATCAGCTTATAACCTACCACGTTTGTCCCCAGATCTCCCGATGCTGCAAAACGCTCGAGTGTTCCTCTTACCACTTCCAGTGCTGGTCCTCTCGTACCTGGCTACCCTCGCGATGGGGTGGAACCTCAGCGAGATGCTCATGCACTTCTACAAGATGAGGGTCCTCCAGTGATTGAGAATCAGTGCATCATTCAGGAGTTGGAGATGCAATTTTTCTATCTAGTGTATTGTTAATACGGGAGGAGGAATGATGGGACTGCATAATGTATTATTAACTAGCTATAccccgtggttttacccgcgaaCCCAGATAACTCCATGCCATTTTCATGTCAAACGGTTCGGCcgtttaatataataatattaccaaACACCCACACGAACCTCGCGCTTTTAAGTGTGGTAAACCCTTTGTAACTTAAAGGACTGTATACTACTCACTAACTAAATGTTTTAATGAAGAACTTAAAAAAATGCTGTCTTATCTAAAAACATCAAATATACAgtgaaaacaatgtttttaacgTTAAACATATTTAGTGAGTACATTTAGGCACTTGACTGGAAATTAACATTTAGAGATATCACAATAACTTGTACTGTAAGTAAAGCAAAATAAGCAATGATATCAGAGTGCCACTTCGTATGAGATGTATGCCCTCATAGATAGCAAATCAATTACACTATGTATGACTGGTATATAATAAATTAGCTATGTATAGCATTTATACTAATTTTGAAATCTTCTTAAGGCATTAAAAATGTCCTCGATTCCTAATGTCCattgatattaaaaacaatGCATTCAAATGAGTATGTAACATAATGTAACaattactgaaattattttgttaaaattacatcattttgtaaatagtaacataattgtattttataagaaataaataaaataaattaaactacgtTTATCtgattgtatttaatttattggatCAAAAGGTGTataatcataatatattttaatgtaatgtcTAATTTCTACTGATTgataaatataaatcataatCTAATCATCATCGAGTACAATGACCTCGTCCGAGGTGATGGGTTTGGGTCGTTCCGTGAAGGGCAGCTGTTTCTTAGCATCAGGCTTCTTCATCACCGGCTTAGGAACCGAAGTCTTGGTGATAGTGAGGGAAGATGGCAGTTTACTTATAGACGCGTTTATATCGTGACTCTTGGATATAGGATGGTGTTTCTGCCGTTCAGCCAGTTTCTCCTGCAATGTCTTGCCAGGGCTGACTTGCTGGTGCGGCATCGGTGGCTTCGTGTGAATAGCAGCATTCACGGTAGATGCAGTCGACATGTGCGCCTGCGCAGGCATCGTGTGCGACGCGTGAGATGTAGAGTGAGCCGCTCCGAATGATGAAAGATTAGCACTCATTGAAGCAGGTAAGTTCTGTAGCACCGTCCCCATACTCGGAGTCAGAGGAGTCGATGCTGACTTCTGAAGAGTACTTATCACAGGTGTTGGCGCCGTTTTGCTTACTGCAGGCATAGAAGGCGCAGTGaatgattttgatgttttcaATTGCGGGTTACTTGGCTGGCGCACTGACCCCTGCTTCGGACCCCGCTTTTGCTTCTTCACAGGCGGCATGAACGATGAGAAACTCTGGCCAAGAAACTGGCGATAGAATTCTGCTTGGAACGAATTTTGCAGACTACTTTGTAAGGTAGATTGTAAATTGTGTTGCAATGCCGGGTAGCCAGCGAGGCTCAtattagataggtaggtagataaAGACAGAGCGGCTGCTGCTTGCTGAGAGAGCACGGGATCGTTCAACATAGGTAAGTAGCTTTGGAACGCGGCGGCCATGTCATGCGCCGACAGTTTCGGTAAACCAGTACCTATAGCTGATGCGGCTGATGTTAAAGTTGGTGGAGCCTTCTGTTCAGGCTTCGACGGCGCAGTGGCAGTCGAAGTCGTAGCTTTCACAGTCTCAGCAACAGCAGCCTTAGCAGCTTGTTTTTTCTGAGCGTTCTGACTTTTGTCCAAACTAGCCATCGTCGCTTCATGCTTCAGTTTCTGAATTAACTTCTGGCAGTACTTCATGCTGATGTCGACAAGATTTGCATTTTCGGCGATCGTCTCGCTTGTAGCCAGCTTGTAACCTTCAATTAGTAAGTTCGTGAATTGTTTAGAGTTTGGCTGCTTCTGAGCTCTTTGATATGCTCTGTAGATATCCAACATTAAACTATTAAGAGCCTGCCGCTCGACCTCATTGCTCTTCAAGTCCGCCTGCTGGCTGAACTTAGTCAGCTGACCTTTGAGAGACTGGATACAGAGTGAGAACGCTTGCTGTGCCAACTCCTCTCTGTCGGAGtcacgtaaatattttttatcgggATCAGGCGTTCTGTTCAAATGTAAACTTAGATCTAATAGAGTTTTATGATCATCTATCTCTTTCAATATTTCCAGAGTAAGAAGGACAGAGCGATTCATGTGGAAAATGAAGCCGCCAGGTCTATCTATTTCTTGTGGAGGTATCTTCcaaatattgttgaaaaagTTTGAGGGTTTTCTCTCACTAAATAGTCCTCCCAACTTCTGACCTAATCTTGAAGTGAAATTGGATAACATGAGATCTCGACACCGTTCGATGTCTTTGCCTTTTTTGTAATAGAAGTGGTAGTGAGCAAGTCTGTATATAGCCTTATAATGTGGCGGGAAGCGACTCGCGCAGTCTTCTAGCGCGT encodes the following:
- the LOC110376750 gene encoding protein unc-50 homolog isoform X1, whose amino-acid sequence is MKYSTSPTPSLNNYPRSTSPLPAPANYQPTTASAAVKRYKYIRRLFKFNQMDFEFAAWQMVYLFVSPQKVFRNFNYRKHTKSQFARDDPAFLVLLSVWLFLSSICLGLAMTLTAGKVALFVLFVVFVDFIGAGVVVSTLLWYVSNKYLRRDQDGPDVEWGYAFDVHINAFFPPLSLLHFFQIVLFENVLFRETFLSCLVANSFWLASIIYYLYITFLGYSNYGKLVDSDLPMLQNARVFLLPLPVLVLSYLATLAMGWNLSEMLMHFYKMRVLQ
- the LOC110376750 gene encoding protein unc-50 homolog isoform X2 produces the protein MKYSTSPTPSLNNYPRSTSPLPAPANYQPTTASAAVKRYKYIRRLFKFNQMDFEFAAWQMVYLFVSPQKVFRNFNYRKHTKSQFARDDPAFLVLLSVWLFLSSICLGLAMTLTAGKVALFVLFVVFVDFIGAGVVVSTLLWYVSNKYLRRDQDGPDVEWGYAFDVHINAFFPPLSLLHFFQIVLFENVLFRETFLSCLVANSFWLASIIYYLYITFLGYSNLPMLQNARVFLLPLPVLVLSYLATLAMGWNLSEMLMHFYKMRVLQ